AAAATATCCCAGGCCTCTCGCGCCTATGAGATAGGCGATGGTCGCTACACTCACACCCATTACCGCCGCATTTCTCACGCCGGCCATGATAATCGGGATAGTAAGTGGAAGTCTTACTCTGAAAAGTATTTGGCTATTAGTCATTCCCATACCTTTGGCCGCCTCTATCATTCTGGGATCGACTGAATTCACTGCCACCACAGTATTCCTTATGACAGGAAGGAAGGAATAGATCACTAGAGCAATAACTGCCGGAGTGACTCCAATCCCTGCTTTCAGCGGGGCCAGCAAGACGACCATATAACCGAAGAGTGCGAGACTGGGAATCGT
This DNA window, taken from Mesotoga sp. UBA6090, encodes the following:
- a CDS encoding ABC transporter permease; this translates as MGFFEYLARNYDLVLIELLNHIKIIAIAVPIAIGIGVPIGIIVSRNKKVSSITLYGAGILMTIPSLALFGYMVVLLAPLKAGIGVTPAVIALVIYSFLPVIRNTVVAVNSVDPRMIEAAKGMGMTNSQILFRVRLPLTIPIIMAGVRNAAVMGVSVATIAYLIGARGLGYFIFSGLGRSNFNMVLLGAIIVSALGIGMNYGLLALEEVITPKGLKIERDK